From Nitrosopumilus zosterae, the proteins below share one genomic window:
- a CDS encoding NAD+ synthase: protein MNQEIINEIKNKDYALITQTLEKFLSDQIEKNHVNGLILGLSGGIDSAVLAYLCKRQLKEKTIALIMPDTLITPKSETEDALKMIALTGIEYKLIDIKPIVNEYSMYVEPNNLAKGNLRARVRANILYYYANSKNYLVLGSSDKSEYLLGYFTKYGDGASDITPIISLYKLQVREIAKYLGVPENVIAKRSSPHLWKEHEAEEELGASYEEIDSILYCLFDKKKSIGETAELTQIDKSLVEKIYSQNKNSEHKRLPAPKPDRD, encoded by the coding sequence TTGAATCAAGAGATAATTAACGAAATCAAAAATAAAGATTATGCATTAATTACACAGACATTAGAGAAATTTCTATCGGATCAAATAGAAAAAAATCATGTCAATGGATTAATTTTAGGATTAAGCGGGGGAATCGATTCAGCAGTTTTAGCTTATCTCTGTAAACGACAACTCAAAGAGAAAACAATTGCACTAATTATGCCAGACACATTAATCACACCAAAATCTGAAACAGAGGATGCACTCAAAATGATTGCACTGACAGGTATAGAATACAAGCTTATTGACATAAAACCAATTGTAAATGAATATTCAATGTACGTTGAGCCAAATAACTTGGCAAAAGGAAATCTACGCGCAAGAGTCAGAGCGAATATTTTGTACTACTATGCAAATTCCAAAAACTATCTAGTTTTAGGGTCTAGTGATAAAAGCGAGTACTTGTTAGGATATTTTACAAAATACGGAGACGGTGCGTCCGATATTACACCAATCATCTCATTATACAAATTACAGGTAAGAGAAATTGCAAAATATCTAGGGGTTCCTGAGAATGTAATTGCAAAAAGAAGCAGTCCTCATTTGTGGAAAGAGCATGAAGCAGAAGAAGAATTAGGAGCATCATATGAGGAGATAGATTCTATCCTGTACTGTTTATTTGATAAAAAGAAATCAATTGGAGAAACTGCTGAATTGACTCAAATTGATAAATCCTTAGTTGAAAAAATATATTCACAAAATAAAAACAGTGAACATAAAAGATTGCCTGCACCAAAGCCAGACAGAGATTAA
- a CDS encoding Rieske (2Fe-2S) protein, with protein sequence MTWKKIAEKGEVGAGKGKAFKIEGKQIAVFNQDGYHAIDDLCVHQDGSIAPGKLEGDIVECPLHFWHYNIKTGELTDYLKDVKLETYKVEARDDGIYVDI encoded by the coding sequence TTGACTTGGAAAAAGATTGCTGAAAAAGGCGAAGTTGGGGCAGGAAAAGGTAAAGCATTCAAAATCGAAGGAAAACAAATTGCAGTTTTTAATCAAGACGGGTATCATGCAATAGATGATCTTTGCGTTCATCAGGATGGTTCAATTGCCCCAGGTAAATTAGAGGGAGACATTGTAGAATGTCCATTGCATTTTTGGCATTATAATATCAAAACAGGAGAACTAACAGACTATCTCAAAGATGTCAAACTAGAGACATACAAAGTTGAAGCAAGAGATGACGGTATTTATGTCGATATCTAA
- a CDS encoding adenosylhomocysteinase, translated as MSKVKSNPKLIKEGKLSYEWARSHMQILDNTINRFKKSKPLKGVTLGFCLHITKETSVLLMGAKELGATVACCGGNPLTTQDDIAAFLASQGIHVYAWHGQSVKEYDWCIDQVLKHKPTILTDDGADMNIKAHFDKRFNTMKILGATEETTAGVTRIRAVENQGKLRYPVILVNEAYTKHMFDNRYGTGQSTIDGYLRAMNLLMASKRVVVIGYGWVGRGVASRFQGMGSKVIVTEIDPVKALEAHMDGFEVMPMSQAAKIGDMFVTCTGMTSVIRKEHILQMKNGAIMGNVGHFDVEIDSKFLLKQSKSVKEVRPNLDECTLKNGKVVYLIGQGRLANLVAAEGHPPEVMAQSFSNQILSVLYILKNHNKMENKIINVPEEIDKQVAIDALAAMNVKIDKLTPEQVKYANSW; from the coding sequence TTGAGCAAAGTAAAGTCCAATCCTAAATTGATCAAAGAAGGTAAGCTATCATACGAGTGGGCCAGATCACACATGCAAATTCTTGATAATACTATTAATCGATTCAAAAAATCAAAACCTCTGAAAGGTGTAACTCTTGGATTCTGCTTACATATTACAAAGGAGACTTCGGTTTTATTAATGGGCGCAAAAGAACTTGGTGCTACTGTGGCATGTTGTGGTGGGAATCCATTGACTACACAAGATGATATTGCCGCCTTTTTAGCATCACAGGGAATTCATGTTTATGCATGGCATGGTCAATCTGTCAAAGAATATGATTGGTGTATTGATCAAGTGTTAAAACACAAACCTACAATTTTGACTGATGATGGGGCTGATATGAACATCAAAGCTCACTTTGATAAGAGATTCAACACCATGAAGATTCTTGGTGCTACTGAAGAAACCACTGCAGGTGTTACTCGAATCAGAGCTGTAGAAAATCAGGGAAAGCTTCGTTATCCTGTAATTTTAGTAAATGAAGCTTATACAAAACACATGTTTGATAATAGGTATGGCACTGGACAAAGTACCATTGATGGTTATCTTAGGGCAATGAATTTACTTATGGCGTCAAAACGTGTTGTGGTAATTGGATATGGTTGGGTTGGACGCGGTGTCGCATCACGATTCCAAGGAATGGGTTCCAAGGTAATTGTAACTGAAATTGATCCTGTAAAAGCACTTGAGGCTCATATGGATGGCTTTGAAGTCATGCCGATGTCTCAGGCCGCAAAAATCGGTGACATGTTTGTCACATGTACTGGTATGACTAGTGTAATTAGAAAAGAGCATATCTTGCAAATGAAAAACGGTGCAATCATGGGTAATGTGGGCCACTTTGATGTGGAAATTGACAGTAAATTCTTGTTAAAGCAGTCAAAATCAGTTAAAGAAGTAAGGCCTAATCTTGATGAATGTACTTTGAAAAATGGTAAAGTTGTCTATCTGATTGGACAAGGTAGACTTGCAAATCTGGTTGCAGCAGAAGGACATCCGCCAGAGGTTATGGCACAATCATTTTCAAACCAAATTTTGTCTGTTTTGTATATTCTTAAGAATCACAACAAAATGGAAAATAAAATTATCAATGTTCCTGAAGAAATTGATAAACAAGTAGCAATTGATGCACTAGCTGCAATGAATGTTAAAATTGATAAACTCACCCCAGAGCAAGTAAAGTATGCAAATAGCTGGTAA
- the metG gene encoding methionine--tRNA ligase → MNNKAIVTSALPYANGEIHLGHVASTYLPADVTTRFLKLNGVEAYYVCASDDFGTPILIQSEKEGKTPAEYVAYWNKRDYDDFSAFNIQFDYFYKTSSTENIAFVQDVFKKLNDAGHIYEQEIIQFYCNNDQKFLPDRYVKGTCPYCKAEDQYSDLCESCGRVPEEITDPKCSLCGQLPTKEKTKHYFFKLKNFGDSLTKWLEENEHLQKDVKKYVQNWIKSGLIDWDITRDISWGVPVPLDDAKGKVFYGWFDNHLAYISTALKFLNDKGINGKEFWNSADIYHFIGKDIVYHHYLFLPAMRLGIGSEYKLPDYIPTRGHLTLQGKKISKSRNWYIGLKQFLEFYPADYLRYYLVSINPYSQDDLNFDWDDFTTRINSELIGNLGNFVNRALGFTKKAFDGKVPEIDSFDEKDLEAEDKIKNLAADVGGLLEQNHLDRALKRIMEFSSFFNTYFQHKEPWKKGPGTANCVFLSVNAARSIAIALFPFLPESSQKIWVQLGLDGNVIDFSWNDLSKFAVAPGHVLGDASPLFVKVEESDIEKHKKQLGSFEK, encoded by the coding sequence ATGAATAACAAAGCCATAGTTACAAGTGCATTACCGTATGCCAATGGAGAAATTCATTTGGGTCATGTTGCATCCACTTATCTCCCAGCAGATGTCACAACTAGATTCCTAAAACTAAATGGGGTTGAGGCATATTATGTCTGCGCATCCGATGATTTTGGAACTCCTATTCTGATTCAATCTGAGAAAGAGGGTAAGACTCCTGCAGAATACGTTGCTTATTGGAATAAACGTGATTATGATGATTTTTCAGCGTTTAACATACAATTTGATTATTTCTACAAGACTAGTTCTACAGAAAATATTGCATTTGTTCAAGATGTTTTTAAAAAATTAAATGATGCAGGACATATCTATGAGCAAGAAATCATTCAATTCTATTGTAATAATGATCAAAAATTCTTGCCTGACAGATATGTAAAAGGCACATGTCCTTATTGTAAAGCAGAGGATCAATATTCTGATCTTTGTGAAAGTTGTGGTCGCGTGCCTGAGGAAATTACGGATCCTAAATGCTCTCTTTGTGGTCAATTGCCAACCAAAGAAAAAACAAAACACTATTTTTTCAAACTCAAAAATTTTGGAGATTCTCTAACTAAATGGCTTGAAGAAAATGAACATCTGCAAAAAGATGTTAAAAAATACGTCCAAAATTGGATTAAATCTGGATTGATTGACTGGGATATCACTCGTGATATTTCTTGGGGTGTTCCAGTTCCACTTGACGATGCAAAGGGCAAAGTCTTCTATGGTTGGTTTGATAATCATCTTGCATACATTTCTACTGCATTGAAATTCCTAAACGATAAAGGAATTAATGGAAAAGAGTTTTGGAATTCTGCAGACATTTATCATTTTATTGGAAAAGACATTGTGTATCATCATTATCTTTTCTTACCTGCCATGAGGTTGGGGATAGGCAGTGAATACAAATTGCCTGATTACATCCCTACACGAGGACATCTTACTCTTCAAGGAAAGAAAATTTCTAAAAGCAGAAACTGGTATATTGGTTTAAAACAATTTTTGGAATTTTATCCTGCAGATTATCTGAGATATTATCTTGTATCAATTAATCCGTATTCTCAGGACGATTTGAATTTTGATTGGGATGATTTTACAACACGAATTAATTCTGAACTAATTGGAAATCTTGGAAATTTTGTTAATCGTGCATTAGGATTCACCAAAAAAGCATTTGATGGAAAAGTTCCCGAAATCGACTCCTTTGATGAAAAAGATTTAGAGGCTGAAGACAAGATAAAAAATCTTGCAGCAGATGTTGGTGGTCTTTTGGAGCAGAATCATCTTGATAGGGCATTAAAGCGAATAATGGAATTCTCATCCTTCTTTAACACATATTTTCAGCACAAAGAACCTTGGAAAAAAGGACCAGGAACTGCAAACTGTGTATTTCTTTCAGTAAATGCTGCAAGAAGTATTGCTATTGCTCTTTTCCCATTTCTGCCTGAATCTTCCCAAAAAATCTGGGTACAGTTGGGACTAGATGGTAACGTTATTGATTTCTCCTGGAATGATCTCTCTAAATTTGCCGTTGCTCCTGGACATGTTCTAGGTGACGCATCTCCGTTGTTTGTAAAAGTTGAAGAATCTGATATTGAAAAGCACAAAAAGCAACTTGGATCCTTTGAGAAATAA